The window TAAACAATTGCTGTGCCCTGTGCTTTTAATTGCTGAATAATGCGAAATAGATGTTCCACTTCTCTATCGGTTAATGCGGAAGTAGGTTCATCCATAATGACAACCTCTGAATTGTAAGACACTGCCTTTGCAATTTCAATCATCTGCATCTTTGCTACGGTTAAGTTGGCCATTTTCTCCTTAGGGTCAAGATTGAGGTCTAAACTATCCAATAGATTTTTTGTTTGCTGATACATCTTTTTATGGTCAACGAAAAACCCTTTCTTTGGCTCTCGTCCTAACCAGATATTTTCCATAATGGATCGATGTAAGATGGGGCTAAGTTCTTGATGTATCATGGAAATACCCATCTGTAGAGCTTTATTGGTGTTGGTCATATTCACTTTTTTACCTTTGTAAACTATCTCACCAGATGTAGGTGGGTGAATGCCAATAATACATTTCATTAATGTTGATTTACCCGCTCCATTTTCGCCCATGAGCGCATGAACATGGCCTGGTTTTAGACGAAGACATACACCATCTAGTGCTCTAACACCAGGAAAAACTTTAACAATGTTCTTCATTTCCAAAACATAATTGCTCACATAATTACCTCCTTATATGTAAGACTTCTTAATTATTTAAGGCATCATTCCTTTAACAAGAGCAAATATTCTGCCTTTATTTTCCCTAATTTGGGATAGAATAGGGCTGTCTTTAAGGGACAACCCTTTCATTAAACCGTGAAGTGAATTTGCATTGTTTTAACTTTTGGTGAAAGTTATTTTAGGAATTCATCTAAATTTTCAGGCGTTACTAATTTAAAATCAATCCATTTTTCTTGTTCTGGTTTATCGCCTTGAGCTGCTTTATAAGCTAGTTCAATGGCGCCACCGCCTTGACCTGCAGCATCTTGGAAAACAGTGGCTGTTAATTCACCATTTTTAAGTGCATTTAAACCATCAGGCGTAGCATCCACACCAACAACCAAGATGTCATCTCTACCACCATCTTTCAACGCTTGAATAGCACCTAATGCCATATCATCATTGTTGGATGCAATTGCTTTTAATTCATCACCAAATCTGTTTAACCAGTCTTCGGTCTTCATCATACCTTCATTCCGTTGCCACAAACCTGTTTGCTTATCAACAATGTCAATACCATCATATTTTGCACTGATTTGCTCAACACCTTCTGTACGCTTTAGGGCACCTTCGTTATCTAATTTACCCATAAGAATGGCAATTTTACCATTGCCGCCTAACTTTTCAGCTAAGAACTCCATTTGCATAATACCCGCTTTGATTTCTTCTGAACCTACGTAAAAAGCACCCTCTGGCAAATTACCTGGATTTCTGTTTACATAAACAATAGGAATCTCTGCATTTGTAGCTGCTTGGGTTAGTGGGTCTGCGGCACTTGTATCCACAGGTACGACCACAATGGCATCTTTTTGCTGCACAACAAATGTTTCTACTTGATCCATTTGCTTAGCCATATCTTCCTTGGCATCGGTGTATTCAACATCTAATTCAATACCTTCTTCTTGTAACTTTTTGGCATATGCTTTCATACCATCCATCATGTAAGTCAAAAAGGTATCATCAAAGTTAGCAATAGAAACACCAATTGTCATTTTACTGCTCTTTTTTGAACATCCTGCAACTGTGCTTACTAACATCACACCGATAAATAGCATGGTCACTATTTTTTTCATAAACCTGAAACCTCCCTTTATTTTTGATAGCCAACTTTGTGGAACTCTTGGTTATGCAACGCTAAACTTAAAGATCATACCTTCATTGCAACTAGAGTTCTTATGTATGTTGTAATATTAGTATGACGTAAATGGAACCCCTTTATAAGGGGTTCATTTTTTGGGAAGGGGGTAAATTTTTTATTTTTCTCCCTTGCTTACACTTATTCTATCTTTCTCTTATAGGCAGTAGGGTTAATACCTTCCAGTTTTTTAAATATTTTAGAAAAGTACCTTCTATCATAGAAGCCCACCTGACTGGCTACACTGTTTATGGATTCATTGGTATGCTCAAGCAGATATTTGGCCTTATCAATCCGTATATGCTTCAGATAATCCACAAAGGATTCACCTACCTCCTGTTTAAAGAGGTGACTCAGATAGGCCATGTTCATCTGGATATGGTCAGCAACCATACTTAATGTAATATCATGCATATAATTGCACCCAACATAATACATGACTTCTTTAACACTCTCATTGGTTACTTGTTTCCCATGAAGGTTATGAAAATATTGTATCATCTCTTCTACCACATCCATGACGATATGCTTTAGCTCGTGTATTGTCTCACTTTTTTGGATGGCTTTTGCCATACTCCCATCCAATAATCGTGCTATATCTAAATTGTACTTCCTACTAAACCGTTCCAAGATGGTATGCATATCTAACCAGAAGCGTATGACTTTGTTGGGTGTTATCCCTTTTTCTATAGCCTGATCACTCAAATCATCCAATAGGTTGTCAATGCCTTTCCTATCAGCTGTCTTTATATACTGCTCAATTCGTTTATCCAATAACTTAACATGCAACATGTGCTGATGGTTAATGGCATTGTTATAGTTATTGGTACAGAAAATATGATTCTCTCCTTCATAAAACTTAACCAGCATGGTAATAAGGGCTTTTTCATATAAATGGAATAAATCAAAAAGTTGGTGGGATTTCTCTGTTATGACCATACTGACTTGAATATCCAGGTAACGGTTAATGCTGCCTCG is drawn from Vallitalea pronyensis and contains these coding sequences:
- a CDS encoding sugar ABC transporter substrate-binding protein, which translates into the protein MKKIVTMLFIGVMLVSTVAGCSKKSSKMTIGVSIANFDDTFLTYMMDGMKAYAKKLQEEGIELDVEYTDAKEDMAKQMDQVETFVVQQKDAIVVVPVDTSAADPLTQAATNAEIPIVYVNRNPGNLPEGAFYVGSEEIKAGIMQMEFLAEKLGGNGKIAILMGKLDNEGALKRTEGVEQISAKYDGIDIVDKQTGLWQRNEGMMKTEDWLNRFGDELKAIASNNDDMALGAIQALKDGGRDDILVVGVDATPDGLNALKNGELTATVFQDAAGQGGGAIELAYKAAQGDKPEQEKWIDFKLVTPENLDEFLK
- a CDS encoding response regulator transcription factor, which translates into the protein MYKVLIVDDDFPVRVLLKQMIDWEEEGFEIVAEAIDGEEALEKIEFHKPDIAIVDIGMPIMNGVELIKALQERSIACKVIVLSCHDDFQYVHEAMKLGAEEYILKNLVTEERLREVLSQIKQAIQEEKREKQESQQLKRWANRGMWELKQDYLQQILRGISINKLKMEQLIQELSMGISKYNNVLLLLEIDHYEDVLNKLSEEEDQKLFNFSIRNVAEEVLQTVAKGEVLELGGAHIALIIDVENEKSEFAIKEKMNDLAIKLRGSINRYLDIQVSMVITEKSHQLFDLFHLYEKALITMLVKFYEGENHIFCTNNYNNAINHQHMLHVKLLDKRIEQYIKTADRKGIDNLLDDLSDQAIEKGITPNKVIRFWLDMHTILERFSRKYNLDIARLLDGSMAKAIQKSETIHELKHIVMDVVEEMIQYFHNLHGKQVTNESVKEVMYYVGCNYMHDITLSMVADHIQMNMAYLSHLFKQEVGESFVDYLKHIRIDKAKYLLEHTNESINSVASQVGFYDRRYFSKIFKKLEGINPTAYKRKIE